The proteins below come from a single Cannabis sativa cultivar Pink pepper isolate KNU-18-1 chromosome 3, ASM2916894v1, whole genome shotgun sequence genomic window:
- the LOC115709945 gene encoding serine/threonine-protein kinase AtPK1/AtPK6, whose amino-acid sequence MVSSENQKKTYHSLLAAKLSNLTIPSSSPPTSSAAQDFDFNDVFGPPTPSTSTSNPFHGDPQPQPQQQQQQQPYIIHNRSHSFVGPSPRYASAQTQQFDLELDEEDEEDDDDDEDGEETNPENRDPNDVVCGEKISQSPVGSGSSDVKIGPGDFEIMRVVGKGAFGKVFQVRKKNCCNDDGNGNGNGGGDGIYAMKVMRKDTIIKKNHVDYMRAERDILTKVVHPFIVPLRYSFQTKSKLYLILDFVNGGHLFFQLYRQGIFSEDDARFYTAEIVTAVSHLHKCGIVHRDLKPENILMDADGHILLTDFGLAKEIDESSRSNSMCGTTEYMAPEILQSKGHNKDADWWSVGILLYEMLTGKPPYTHENRKKLQEKIIKEKMKLPPYLTSEAHSLLKGLLQKEPSRRLGSGPSGGDEIKAHKWFRTINWKKLEAREITPKFKPEVNGKDCIANFDKCWTVMPLVDSPASTPTTGEYFQGYTYVAPNPWLSSDSI is encoded by the exons ATGGTGTCCTCTGAAAACCAGAAGAAGACTTACCATTCCCTCCTGGCAGCCAAGCTCAGCAACCTCACCATCCCATCTTCTTCCCCACCTACCTCCTCTGCAGCTCAAGACTTCGACTTCAACGATGTCTTCGGTCCCCCAACCCCTTCCACTTCCACATCCAACCCTTTTCATGGGGACCCACAACCACaaccacaacaacaacaacagcaacaaccctATATCATCCACAATCGGTCCCACTCCTTCGTGGGTCCGTCCCCTCGCTACGCCTCTGCTCAAACCCAACAATTCGATTTGGAATtggatgaagaagatgaagaagatgatgatgatgatgaagatggaGAAGAAACCAACCCTGAAAACAGGGACCCAAACGACGTCGTTTGCGGTGAAAAGATCAGCCAGAGTCCGGTGGGGAGTGGGAGTAGTGATGTGAAGATTGGGCCTGGGGATTTTGAGATTATGAGGGTTGTGGGGAAGGGTGCGTTTGGGAAGGTGTTTCAGGTCAGAAAGAAGAATTGTTGTAATGAtgatggtaatggtaatggtaatggtggTGGGGATGGGATCTATGCCATGAAAGTTATGAGGAAAGATACCATTATTAAGAAGAACCATGTTGATTACATGAGAGCTGAGAGGGATATTCTCACCAAAGTTGTTCACCCTTTCATTGTTCCGCTCCGCTATTCTTTTCAG ACCAAGTCTAAGCTTTATTTGATCCTCGATTTTGTCAATGGAGGCCATCTCTTCTTTCAATTGTACCGCCAGGGTATCTTCAG TGAGGATGATGCAAGGTTTTATACTGCCGAGATAGTGACAGCAGTTTCCCATCTTCATAAATGCGGGATTGTTCATCGGGATCTTAAGCCTGAAAATATTCTCATGGACGCCGACGGACAT ATTCTGCTGACTGATTTTGGACTAGCTAAAGAAATCGATGAATCAAGCAGGTCAAATTCAATGTGTGGAACAACAGAATACATGGCTCCAGAAATCTTGCAATCTAAAGGTCACAACAAAGACGCAGATTGGTGGAGTGTCGGAATACTCTTGTATGAGATGCTAACTGGGAAG CCACCATATACCCATGAAAATAGAAAGAAACTTCAAGAGAAAATCATTAAAGAGAAAATGAAACTTCCACCTTATCTTACCAGTGAAGCTCACTCATTACTTAAAGGA TTACTGCAAAAGGAACCATCAAGAAGGTTAGGCAGTGGACCTAGCGGAGGGGACGAGATCAAAGCTCATAAATGGTTTCGAACCATTAACTGGAAGAAATTGGAAGCCAGGGAAATCACACCAAAGTTCAAGCCAGAGGTGAATGGGAAAGATTGTATAGCCAACTTTGACAAGTGCTGGACAGTAATGCCTCTTGTTGATTCACCAGCATCCACACCAACTACAGGTGAGTATTTCCAAGGTTATACTTATGTAGCACCAAACCCTTGGCTCTCATCTGATTCAATTTGA